The Metabacillus sediminilitoris genome window below encodes:
- a CDS encoding NCS2 family permease — MNTFFRLKDNKTTIKKELLAGTVSFFTIVYIVVVNASILADAGISLEAGIIATVLTSIAGCFIMGLYGNTPIILVPGMGVNALFTYTIVLGMGLTWQEGLAVVFVSGLLFTIIAFTKLATIISESIPHSLKEAITVGIGLFLTFIGLQKGGIVVLNEETYVALGDFSQPTVILTFFTLLVTIALFARQIPGNFLISILFGTGLAAVFGQLSFDSASQPQDSFLAYKDVFAAMSFDNLADLTFWTATFSLTMVIVFENIGLVFGQVHMINRPKAYKRSLQANALSTITSGLFGSSPTVSTVETAAGIAAGGRTGLTSITTGVLFLSSLLFLPFIKIIPDSAIAPILILIGSLMIQNIQHIELDDFSECFPAFLIIALIPFTYSIVDGMAFGFIMYPFLKLVLKRQNEVKAPLYFIAGLFLLNFIFHSLH, encoded by the coding sequence TTGAATACATTTTTTCGATTAAAAGACAACAAAACAACGATAAAGAAGGAACTTCTTGCAGGAACTGTTTCCTTTTTTACCATCGTATATATTGTAGTCGTTAATGCTTCAATATTAGCTGATGCTGGTATTTCTCTAGAAGCGGGTATTATTGCGACTGTGTTAACATCAATCGCGGGCTGCTTCATTATGGGGCTATACGGAAATACTCCGATTATCCTTGTACCAGGAATGGGAGTTAACGCATTATTTACTTATACGATTGTTCTTGGTATGGGTTTGACTTGGCAAGAAGGGTTAGCCGTTGTCTTTGTATCTGGATTATTATTTACAATCATTGCATTTACAAAACTTGCAACAATTATTTCAGAGTCCATACCACACTCTTTAAAGGAAGCTATTACTGTTGGAATTGGTCTTTTTCTAACATTTATTGGACTTCAAAAGGGCGGTATTGTCGTACTAAATGAAGAAACATACGTTGCATTGGGTGATTTTAGTCAACCCACTGTAATACTAACCTTTTTTACGTTACTTGTTACGATTGCGTTGTTCGCAAGGCAGATCCCTGGTAATTTCTTAATAAGTATCTTGTTTGGAACAGGATTAGCAGCAGTGTTTGGTCAACTATCATTTGATTCAGCTTCTCAGCCACAAGATTCATTTCTTGCTTATAAAGATGTTTTTGCAGCCATGTCATTTGACAATTTAGCGGATTTAACATTTTGGACAGCTACATTTTCATTAACGATGGTTATTGTCTTTGAGAATATTGGACTTGTATTTGGACAAGTTCATATGATTAATCGCCCAAAAGCATATAAACGGTCATTACAAGCAAATGCCCTATCAACGATAACATCTGGCTTATTCGGTTCAAGCCCTACAGTAAGCACAGTAGAAACTGCAGCTGGTATTGCAGCCGGCGGTCGAACTGGCCTAACTTCTATTACAACTGGTGTTTTGTTTTTAAGCTCATTATTATTTTTGCCGTTTATTAAAATCATTCCTGATAGTGCAATTGCTCCAATTTTAATATTAATTGGCAGCCTAATGATACAAAATATTCAACATATCGAATTAGACGATTTTAGTGAATGCTTTCCCGCATTTTTAATTATTGCATTAATTCCCTTTACTTACAGCATAGTAGATGGAATGGCGTTTGGGTTTATTATGTATCCCTTTTTAAAACTTGTCTTAAAAAGACAAAATGAAGTGAAAGCACCACTTTATTTTATAGCGGGTTTATTTCTACTAAATTTCATCTTTCATTCATTACATTAA
- a CDS encoding GGDEF domain-containing protein gives MLNIGEISEKVPVVSLTTKSTDVNLLFEDNPDLEGILVSENDKPVGLVMRTHFYRKISTKYGFDIFMGRPINLVMDTKPLIVDVSDPITSVSSQAMARVQKNLYDYVVVTQHSQLHGIVSIKNLLIKLAEFQVNQAMYTNPLSGLPGNVLIEEKMLKFLQDDSKPYSLLYLDLDHFKEYNDSYGFKRGDLLIKEISNILSKYVLLNDHEDSFVGHIGGDDFIAILPHYHYELTCNYIIHEYKNRIKEYYDASDWNNQFVYTKDRSGQFGKIPLVTLSIAVVTNEYNRFHSLDEISKKAAKVKKQCKLKDESCFIVYESENNISTNKS, from the coding sequence ATGTTAAACATAGGGGAGATTTCAGAAAAGGTACCCGTCGTTTCTTTAACGACTAAAAGTACAGATGTGAACTTACTTTTTGAAGATAATCCCGACCTTGAAGGAATACTTGTTTCTGAAAATGATAAACCAGTTGGATTAGTCATGCGGACACATTTTTACCGAAAAATTTCAACTAAATATGGGTTTGATATTTTTATGGGGAGACCGATAAATCTCGTCATGGATACAAAACCTTTAATTGTTGATGTTTCAGATCCGATTACTTCAGTTAGTTCACAGGCAATGGCCAGAGTCCAAAAGAATTTATATGATTATGTAGTCGTGACACAACACAGTCAATTGCATGGAATCGTTAGTATTAAAAATTTGCTTATTAAGCTCGCAGAATTCCAGGTAAATCAAGCAATGTATACAAATCCTTTATCTGGATTGCCAGGCAATGTGTTAATTGAGGAAAAAATGCTTAAATTTTTACAAGATGATTCTAAACCATACTCGTTATTATATTTAGATCTTGATCATTTTAAGGAATATAATGATTCTTACGGTTTCAAAAGAGGAGATTTACTAATAAAAGAAATTTCTAACATTCTTAGTAAATACGTTTTGCTAAATGATCATGAGGATTCTTTTGTTGGCCATATCGGCGGTGATGATTTTATCGCGATCTTACCACATTATCATTATGAACTTACTTGCAACTATATTATCCATGAGTACAAAAACAGAATCAAAGAATATTATGATGCTTCTGATTGGAATAACCAATTTGTCTATACAAAAGACAGAAGCGGACAATTTGGAAAAATTCCGCTTGTTACACTTTCAATAGCAGTGGTGACAAATGAATATAATCGATTTCATTCATTAGATGAAATAAGTAAGAAAGCAGCTAAGGTTAAAAAACAATGTAAATTAAAAGATGAAAGTTGTTTTATTGTTTATGAAAGTGAAAATAATATCAGTACAAATAAGAGTTAA
- a CDS encoding transporter — MDPYYPYYRQFQVPGFPPFGGQGGMPPFGPPGSGQGGGFGGGPGQAGPPFGPPPSTIPPEQSQGQFGVFAVDPGGIRGCLYRFTFIRLNNGRSFWYYPTFVGRNSVAGWRWRRNQFRWEYFGIDLDRIRSFSCR, encoded by the coding sequence ATGGATCCTTATTATCCATATTATCGTCAATTTCAAGTCCCTGGTTTCCCTCCATTTGGTGGTCAAGGAGGAATGCCGCCATTCGGCCCTCCTGGTTCTGGGCAAGGAGGCGGCTTTGGTGGAGGTCCTGGTCAAGCTGGTCCTCCATTTGGTCCACCCCCAAGCACAATTCCTCCTGAACAAAGTCAAGGACAATTTGGAGTTTTTGCTGTAGATCCAGGCGGAATTAGAGGTTGTCTCTACCGTTTTACATTCATTCGTTTAAATAATGGCCGGTCCTTTTGGTATTATCCAACATTTGTTGGAAGAAATTCAGTAGCAGGTTGGCGTTGGAGAAGAAACCAATTCCGTTGGGAGTATTTTGGTATTGACCTAGATCGAATTCGTTCTTTCAGCTGTAGATAA